From one Colletotrichum destructivum chromosome 3, complete sequence genomic stretch:
- a CDS encoding Putative aldolase-type TIM barrel, pyruvate-formate lyase-activating enzyme, predicted, with protein MNVKTLGRAFVRRHELFRRNPAMGNSRRLLHLAPPFLLEDYMPRYMTLSSIDESKKRSKAYAHLSNCNLCPRLCGVNRFEKTGMCLVGDNTKVNVIAPHFGEEPCIQGHNGSGAVFFSGCNLRCVFCQNHDIAHQRNGQDLTPEELGEWYIKLQQVGRVHNINLITPEHVVPQVVLSILHAKELGLRVPIIYNTSSFDSLASLELLDGLVDIYLPDFKVWEAATSKRLLKADDYAATARESIKAMHKQVGDLCFTGDGIAKKGLLVRHLVMPGKEAEGQRIMKFLAEEVSRDCFVNIMEQYHPDAHVGKPKRRTKDDTEDQGAVRYNEINRAVSGDEVSSVRRAAEAAGLWRFCDPPRHDGFNI; from the exons ATGAACGTGAAAACACTGGGACGAGCCTTTGTACGACGACATGAGCTCTTCCGCCGTAATCCGGCCATGGGAAACTCTCGTCGCTTACTCCACCTCGCGCCCCCGTTCCTCCTTGAGGACTACATGCCTAGGTACATGACATTGTCTTCCATCGATGAATCCAAGAAGCGATCCAAGGCCTACGCTCATCTTTCCAACTGCAATCTATGTCCGCGGCTATGCGGGGTCAACCGCTTTGAAAAGACTGGAATGTGCCTGGTTGGCGACAACACGAAGGTCAATGTGATTGCGCCGCATTTCGGTGAAG AACCATGCATCCAGGGACACAATGGCAGCGGCGCCGTATTCTTCTCGGGCTGCAACCTCCGCTGCGTCTTCTGCCAGAACCATGATATCGCCCATCAGCGCAACGGCCAGGACCTGACGCCTGAGGAGCTGGGCGAATGGTACATCAAGCTGCAGCAAGTCGGCCGCGTCCATAAcatcaacctcatcaccCCGGAACACGTTGTTCCCCAGGTTGTGCTCAGTATCCTACATGCGAAGGAGCTAGGCCTGAGGGTTCCAATCATCTACAACACTTCCAGCTTTGACTCGCTGGCTTCCCTTGAACTGCTCGATGGCTTGGTGGATATTTACCTCCCCGACTTCAAGGTATGGGAGGCGGCCACTTCCAAGCGCCTTCTGAAGGCGGATGACTATGCAGCCACCGCACGCGAGAGCATCAAGGCGATGCACAAACAGGTCGGCGACCTGTGCTTTACCGGGGACGGCATCGCCAAAAAGGGCCTCCTTGTGCGGCACCTGGTAATGCCCGgaaaagaagcagaaggcCAACGGATCATGAAGTTCCTGGCTGAGGAGGTCTCCAGGGACTGCTTCGTCAACATCATGGAGCAATACCATCCGGATGCTCATGTCGGCAAGCCCAAGAGGCGCACAAAGGACGACACCGAAGACCAGGGCGCGGTGCGGTACAACGAGATCAATAGG
- a CDS encoding Putative glucose-methanol-choline oxidoreductase, FAD/NAD(P)-binding domain superfamily, with the protein MDSTLVFFCFVSLVLLPFSSALHITSQTIDNFLLAEYDYVVVGGGISGLVVANRLSEDSNRTVLVIESGELDGRESNIVAPGYIGLPYPSPYGQSVVTAPQNFLDGKTRSINQGKGIGGGSVVNGMCWTRGAAADFDAWEELGNPGWGWKGLLPYFKKVENYTVNVDENLRNRLNIHPNMLFHGTQGPINVAYPRHFYDSSDHVLQGFSEIGLRLSGDLNTGDLTGAMIVPSSMSPTNQTRSDARTGYFDSAISRSNLHVVTGQTATRLIVGLPGSLAEDDRRRIIGVDFSSGPSGINKTVTSNREVILAAGGIQSPTLLQVSGIGPRQVLESLNISVQIDLPGVGNNFQDHPMAHFPFDYSNSSLFTSRDLTGDAFGDALNTFLTNHSGPLTAPLINTVAFPSLLWHGDEGEALQNTTSQSSFEFIPLDTPPTVKAGYAAQKRLVLSHLARADVGAYELLTTSWGQVSVAAQKPLSRGTVRPSSTSVFDGPLLDPRYCADPFDCKIIRLGLQTTRRLMQTEAMRPLLPVTDARFEGDDEGKLMTALKPLVGTEYHPSGTTSMMPRELGGVVDAGLTVYGTCNLRVVDAGVMPLIPGAHIQAAVYAVAEKAADIIKDTTSSPEACPLGVPKWPPVQGAV; encoded by the exons ATGGATTCCACGttggttttcttttgtttCGTTTCCCTCGTGCTCCTCCCTTTCTCGAGCGCCCTCCACATCACCAGCCAGACTATCGACAACTTTCTACTTGCTGAGTATGATTATGTCGTGGTCGGAGGTGGCATCTCAGGACTGGTCGTGGCGAACCGACTGAGCGAAGACTCGAACA GGACCGTCCTCGTAATCGAGTCGGGTGAACT TGACGGGCGTGAGAGCAATATTGTGGCCCCCGGCTACATCGGCCTCCCGTACCCTTCGCCCTATGGCCAGAGCGTGGTGACTGCCCCTCAGAACTTTCTCGATGGCAAGACGCGCAGTATAAATCAAGGCAAAGGCATTGGCGGTGGCTCAGTGGTCAATGGAATGTGCTGGACCAGAGGCGCGGCTGCCGACTTCGACGCCTGGGAAGAACTGGGTAATCCGGGCTGGGGATGGAAAGGCCTTCTTCCCTACTTCAAGAAG GTCGAGAACTACACCGTCAATGTGGACGAGAATCTGCGAAACCGCCTCAACATTCACCCGAACATGCTGTTTCACGGAACCCAAGGACCGATTAATGTTGCCTACCCGCGTCACTTCTACGACTCATCCG ATCATGTTCTCCAAGGGTTTTCGGAGATCGGTCTCCGTCTGTCAGGCGACCTTAACACGGGTGACCTGACGGGCGCTATGATCGTTCCGTCAAGCATGTCTCCTACCAACCAGACTCGCTCTGATGCGCGAACTGGATATTTTGACTCGGCCATCTCCCGCTCGAACTTGCACGTTGTAACCGGGCAGACCGCTACGCGACTGATTGTGGGCTTGCCTGGCTCGTTGGCCGAAGACGACCGGCGCCGTATCATCGGAGTTGAT TTCTCATCAGGACCCTCCGGGATCAACAAGACGGTGACGAGTAACAGAGAGGTCattctcgccgccggcggcatccaGTCCCCGACGCTGCTTCAAGTCTCCGGCATCGGCCCCAGACAAGTCCTGGAATCCTTGAACATCTCCGTGCAGATCGACCTGCCCGGCGTTGGAAATAACTTTCAGGATCATCCTATGGCTCACTTCCCATTTGATT ACTCGAACTCATCCCTTTTCACTTCTCGTGACCTCACGGGCGACGCTTTCGGAGACGCGCTTAACACTTTCCTTACCAACCATTCTG GCCCCTTGACGGCGCCCTTGATCAACACCGTCGCCTTCCCAAGCCTGCTTTGGCACGGAGACGAAGGCGAGGCCCTTCAAAACACCACAAGCCAGTCCTCCTTCGAATTCATCCCCCTCGACACCCCGCCGACAGTGAAAGCCGGCTACGCCGCGCAGAAGCGCCTAGTCTTATcccacctcgcccgcgccgacgtcggcgctTACGAGCTCCTCACCACCTCCTGGGGCCAGgtctccgtcgccgcgcAGAAGCCCCTGTCGCGCGGCACCGTCCGGCCGTCCTCCACTTCCGTCTTCGACGGGCCGCTGCTCGACCCGCGGTATTGCGCTGACCCGTTCGATTGCAAGATCATCCGGCTCGGCCTGCAGACGACGCGGCGACTCATGCAGACCGAGGCGATGAGGCCGCTGCTTCCCGTCACTGACGCACGGTTCGagggggacgacgaggggaagCTGATGACGGCGCTGAAGCCGCTCGTCGGCACCGAGTACCACCCCAGCGGGACGACGAGCATGATGCCGCGGGAgttgggcggcgtcgtggacgcGGGGCTGACGGTGTACGGGACGTGTAACCTGCGGGTCGTCGACGCGGGGGtcatgcccttgatcccgGGTGCGCATATCCAGGCTGCGGTTTATGCCGTGGCTGAAAAG GCAGCCGACATCATCAAGGATACAACGAGCAGCCCGGAGGCCTGCCCTCTCGGTGTTCCAAAGTGGCCCCCCGTTCAGGGTGCTGTCTGA